In the Hordeum vulgare subsp. vulgare chromosome 7H, MorexV3_pseudomolecules_assembly, whole genome shotgun sequence genome, one interval contains:
- the LOC123413568 gene encoding receptor-like protein 7 — MLPHTKSCMMMHPLPLVLLLLLLQIQLLAVSSHPPWAAGTFINHTAITHARCLPDQASALLRLKRSFTTTDESVAAFQSWKAGTDCCSWEGIRCGATSGRVTSLDLGDCGLQSDHLDHVIFELTSLRYLNLGGNDFNLSEIPSTGFEQLTMLTHLNLSTCNFSGQVPAYSIGRLMSLVSLDLSFQYEIIELFDIGYIVDSGFTNKGELTLPHLTTLVANLTCLEELHLGWVDMSGQGEEWCNALANYTPNINVLSLPLCSLSSPICGSLASLQSLSVVDLQYNWLTGSVPEFFANFSSLSVLRLSYNHDLQGWVPPAIFQHKKLVTIDLQNNRHMTGNLPNFSTDSNLENLLLGDTNFSGTITNSISNLKHLKKLGLNARGFAGELPSSIGRLRSLNSLQISGLGLVGSISPWILNLTSIEVLEVSYCGLHGQIPSSIGDLNKLKKLALYNCNFSGVIPCGIFNLTQLDTLELHSNNLIGTMQLNSFSKLQKLFDLNLSNNKLNVIEGDYNSSLASFPDIWYLSLASCNITNFPNILRHLNDINGVDLSNNQIHGAIPHWAWEKWTGAGFFFLNLSHNYFTTVGYDTFLPLSVLYFDLSFNMFEGPIPITKYSRVLDYSSNHFTSMPINISTQLDNTLYFKASRNHLSGNISPSFCSTTLQIIDLAWNNLSGSIPPCLMEDANVLQVLNLEENKLSGELPHNINESCMFEALDFSDNQIEGQLPRSIVSCKYLEVLDIGNNQISDSFPCWMAMLARLQVLVLKSNKFFGHISPFIADERNACQFPSLRVLDLSSNNLSGTLTEKIFVGLKSMMVKVVNQTPVMEYHGANSQNNQVYQVNIVLTYKGFEVVFTKLLRGLVFIDLSNNAIHGSIPEAIGKLVLLQSLNMSHNSITGLIPQVGRLNQLESLDLSSNHISGEIPQEVSSLDFLTTLNLSNNLLHGRIPESPHFSTFDNSSFMGNTGLCGPPLSKQCSNEKTPHSALHISKEKHLDVMLFLFVGLGIGVGFAVAIVVIWVLPHRNNHE; from the coding sequence ATGCTACCACATACTAAGTCCTGCATGATGATGCATCCCTTGCCACTAGTACTGCTGTTGCTCCTCCTACAAATCCAGCTCCTGGCAGTAAGCTCCCACCCGCCTTGGGCTGCTGGTACGTTCATCAATCACACCGCCATAACACATGCTCGATGCTTGCCGGACCAAGCATCGGCGCTGCTCCGGCTGAAAcgttccttcaccaccaccgacgAGTCTGTCGCAGCCTTCCAGTCGTGGAAGGCCGGAACGGACTGCTGCAGCTGGGAGGGCATCCGATGCGGTGCCACCAGCGGCCGTGTCACTTCACTTGATTTGGGTGATTGCGGCTTGCAGAGTGACCACCTCGATCATGTGATCTTCGAGCTGACCTCCCTCAGGTATCTCAACCTGGGTGGAAATGACTTCAATCTTTCTGAAATACCATCCACCGGGTTTGAGCAGCTCACAATGCTCACCCATCTTAACCTTTCCACTTGCAACTTTTCAGGCCAAGTGCCTGCCTATAGCATCGGCCGTCTCATGTCTTTGGTTTCTCTCGATCTTTCCTTCCAATATGAAATTATTGAGCTGTTTGACATTGGTTATATAGTTGACAGTGGTTTCACCAACAAAGGGGAGCTCACACTGCCTCACTTAACAACCTTAGTTGCAAACCTTACATGTCTGGAGGAGCTCCATCTTGGCTGGGTGGACATGTCCGGGCAAGGAGAAGAGTGGTGCAATGCTCTAGCCAATTACACACCAAATATCAATGTTCTTAGCTTGCCCTTATGCTCGCTCTCTAGTCCCATCTGTGGATCCCTCGCTAGTTTGCAATCATTATCTGTGGTCGATCTACAGTACAATTGGTTGACTGGTTCAGTCCCAGAATTCTTTGCCAACTTCTCCTCCTTAAGTGTTCTCCGGCTTAGCTATAATCATGACCTTCAAGGATGGGTCCCTCCTGCGATCTTTCAACACAAAAAACTAGTGACTATTGACCTTCAAAACAATCGTCATATGACAGGTAATCTGCCAAATTTCTCAACTGACAGTAATCTGGAGAACTTACTTCTCGGCGACACCAATTTCTCTGGTACAATAACAAATTCCATTAGTAATCTCAAACATTTGAAGAAGCTTGGCCTTAATGCTCGCGGTTTTGCTGGAGAGCTACCCTCATCAATCGGTAGGCTCAGATCCTTGAACTCATTGCAGATCTCTGGGTTGGGACTAGTAGGTTCAATATCACCCTGGATCCTAAACTTAACCTCCATAGAGGTTCTAGAAGTTTCCTATTGTGGTTTACATGGACAAATACCTTCTTCCATTGGTGATTTGAACAAATTGAAGAAACTGGCATTGTATAACTGCAATTTTTCAGGGGTAATACCTTGCGGTATCTTCAACTTAACTCAATTAGATACCCTCGAACTTCATTCAAATAATTTAATTGGCACCATGCAACTGAACTCGTTCTCAAAATTGCAAAAACTATTTGATTTGAATCTCTCAAACAATAAATTAAATGTAATTGAAGGAGATTATAATTCTTCACTAGCATCCTTCCCTGACATTTGGTATCTATCTTTGGCATCATGTAACATAACAAATTTCCCTAACATTCTGAGACATTTAAATGACATAAATGGAGTTGATCTTTCGAATAACCAGATTCATGGAGCTATACCCCACTGGGCATGGGAGAAATGGACAGGCGCTGGTTTTTTCTTTCTGAACTTATCACACAATTATTTTACTACTGTTGGGTATGACACCTTCCTTCCTTTGTCTGTCTTATATTTCGATCTCAGTTTTAACATGTTTGAGGGGCCAATACCTATAACCAAATACTCCAGGGTGCTTGACTACTCAAGCAACCATTTCACATCCATGCCAATCAACATTTCTACTCAACTTGATAATACCCTCTATTTCAAGGCATCAAGAAACCACCTCTCGGGAAATATTTCACCATCTTTTTGTAGCACAACGCTACAAATTATTGATCTTGCTTGGAATAACCTCAGTGGTTCAATACCTCCATGCCTAATGGAGGATGCGAATGTACTCCAAGTTCTAAATCTGGAAGAAAACAAACTTTCTGGGGAGTTGCCCCATAATATCAACGAAAGTTGCATGTTTGAGGCACTTGACTTCAGCGACAACCAAATTGAAGGACAGTTGCCCAGATCTATAGTATCTTGCAAATACTTGGAGGTCCTCGATATTGGAAACAATCAAATTAGTGACTCTTTTCCATGTTGGATGGCTATGCTTGCCAGACTTCAAGTCCTAGTTCTGAAGTCGAACAAGTTTTTTGGACATATATCACCTTTTATTGCTGATGAAAGGAACGCGTGCCAATTTCCAAGTCTGCGGGTCCTTGATTTGTCCTCCAACAACTTATCAGGGACATTGACAGAAAAAATATTTGTTGGATTGAAGTCCATGATGGTAAAAGTTGTGAACCAAACGCCAGTGATGGAGTATCATGGTGCAAATAGCCAAAACAACCAAGTATATCAAGTTAACATTGTGCTCACATACAAAGGGTTTGAGGTAGTCTTTACCAAATTATTAAGAGGCCTGGTATTCATTGATCTGTCAAACAATGCAATCCATGGCAGCATTCCAGAAGCTATTGGAAAACTTGTTTTGCTGCAATCACTCAACATGTCGCACAACTCCATCACGGGGCTGATTCCTCAGGTCGGTCGTTTGAACCAGCTGGAGTCTTTGGACCTCTCGTCAAATCATATTTCAGGAGAGATTCCACAGGAGGTATCATCTCTCGACTTTCTCACAACATTAAACCTATCTAACAACTTGCTGCATGGGAGGATACCAGAGTCGCCTCATTTCTCGACATTCGATAATAGCTCATTTATGGGCAACACTGGGTTATGTGGGCCTCCACTTTCAAAACAATGCAGCAATGAGAAAACACCACATTCGGCCCTGCATATTTCAAAGGAGAAGCATTTGGATGTTATGCTATTTCTTTTTGTTGGATTGGGAATTGGTGTAGGGTTTGCTGTTGCAATTGTAGTGATATGGGTGCTCCCTCATAGGAATAATCATGAATGA